From Lasioglossum baleicum unplaced genomic scaffold, iyLasBale1 scaffold1645, whole genome shotgun sequence, the proteins below share one genomic window:
- the LOC143220832 gene encoding LOW QUALITY PROTEIN: large neutral amino acids transporter small subunit 1-like (The sequence of the model RefSeq protein was modified relative to this genomic sequence to represent the inferred CDS: inserted 1 base in 1 codon; deleted 1 base in 1 codon) encodes MAVTIAKLSVNTPTMIPMSCQLVEIRYLFISYVSHLTTPYKNLPKAICISLPLVTVIYVLANIAYFVVLTQDEILASNAVAVTFGDKLLGVMSWIMPLFVACSTFGALNGAIFASSRLFFVGARNGHLPSAIALINLQNLTPMPSLIFLCIITLALLIIEDVYVLINYVSFVEALFTTLSVSGLLWLRYKSPDRERPIKVSILLPIIFFVICAFLVTFPCYVSPWEVGVGVIIILSGIPMYWIFIQWKKKXKWVIRSSHNFNMICAKLFMCVQEEKSD; translated from the exons ATGGCCGTTACGATTGCAAAATTGTCCGTGAACACGCCAACGATGATTCCAATGTCCTGCCAACTCGTTGAGATTCG ATACTTGTTCATCTCGTATGTATCACACCTTACAACACCTTATAA AAATCTTCCAAAGGCGATTTGTATATCGTTGCCGCTGGTAACTGTGATTTATGTCCTGGCAAACATTGCGTATTTCGTAGTGTTAACACAAGATGAAATTCTCGCTTCGAATGCTGTCGCTGTC ACTTTCGGTGATAAATTATTAGGCGTGATGTCCTGGATAATGCCATTGTTCGTGGCCTGTTCTACCTTTGGGGCGTTAAACGGAGCAATTTTCGCATCGTCGCGATTATTTTTCGTAGGAGCTCGAAATGGACATCTGCCTTCGGCCATTGCGCTCATCAATCTGCAAAACTTAACGCCCATGCCTTCTCTTATCTTCCTC TGCATTATCACCCTGGCACTTCTGATCATAGAGGATGTCTATGTGCTAATCAATTATGTTAGCTTCGTTGAGGCACTATTCACCACGCTCTCGGTATCTGGTCTCCTCTGGCTTCGCTACAAAAGTCCCGATCGCGAACGACCAATAAAG gTCTCGATCCTGTTACCAATT ATATTTTTCGTAATCTGTGCTTTCCTGGTCACATTCCCTTGCTATGTGTCGCCATGGGAAGTTGGCGTAGGAGTGATAATCATATTATCCGGCATTCCTATGTATTGGATTTTTATTCAGTGGAAAAAGA CTAAATGGGTTATAAGATCGTCTC ATAACTTCAACATGATTTGTGCTAAACTATTCATGTGCGTACAAGAGGAGAAAAGCGATTGA
- the LOC143220833 gene encoding ubiquitin-conjugating enzyme E2Q-like protein 1: MSTRAKEKVVAAFRKFFRSSEKISEQDGASSSTSSPSRRLLSRHHRPDAVTPTDGALSDNPSASNSNNGSCFFKPKMSSGNSTQGNVAMPDKRVRLRRLMKELSEIQRTQHRLESTFTAELVNDNLFEWHVRLHKIDPESKLAADMRELNIPYILLHVVFPEDFPFAPPFMRVISPRIEKGFVMEGGAICMELLTPRGWVSAYTIEAVITQFAASMVKGQGRIARKPKANKEFNRRSAEESFRRLVKTHEKYGWVTPPLAQG, encoded by the exons ATGTCCACAAGGGCGAAAGAGAAGGTGGTGGCGGCTTTTCGAAAGTTCTTTCGATCTTCGGAGAAGATTTCGGAGCAGGATGGAGCTAGCAGTTCGACAAGTTCGCCTTCGAGGAGGCTTCTCAGCCGACATCACCGACCAGATGCTGTTACTCCGACTGATGGTGCGTTGTCCGATAATCCGAGTGCTAGCAATTCCAATAATGGCAGTTGTTTCTTCAAGCCGAAAATGTCAAGCGGCAATTCCACCCAG GGGAACGTGGCGATGCCGGATAAGAGAGTTCGCCTACGTCGTTTAATGAAGGAGCTGAGCGAGATTCAGAGGACGCAGCATCGTCTCGAGTCGACCTTCACCGCGGAGCTGGTGAACGACAATTTGTTCGAGTGGCACGTGAGACTGCACAAAATCGATCCGGAAAGTAAACTGGCTGCCGACATGAGAGAGCTCAATATACCTTACATACTTCTCCACGTGGTCTTCCCGGAGGATTTTCCGTTTGCGCCACCCTTCATGCGTGTTATTTCGCCACGGATCGAGAAAGGATTCGTAATGGAAGGCGGTGCAATTTGTATGGAGCTTCTTACTCCTAGAGGATGGGTCAGCGCGTATACGATCGAAGCTGTCATAACGCAATTTGCGGCCAGCATGGTGAAAGGCCAG GGTCGCATAGCGAGGAAACCAAAGGCGAACAAAGAGTTCAACAGACGTTCCGCGGAAGAATCCTTCAGAAGGCTTGTAAAAACTCACGAGAAATATGGTTGGGTTACACCGCCTCTAGCACAGGGTTGA